The Meriones unguiculatus strain TT.TT164.6M chromosome 1, Bangor_MerUng_6.1, whole genome shotgun sequence genome has a segment encoding these proteins:
- the LOC110563980 gene encoding serine protease FAM111A-like, producing the protein MNSEAGSSQGDIRNYHSSQVRKEEQSDYNTYQIKVEPRKRANDITNTQDQQEYSPKKCRQHQTTSPNQRITITLDGNDKENKNMKHQATERNTDRSYEARISVNAVNEETESQKGGCINLGVSLYFPEVGITFSETESEESKDKQVSGWQNQVRTDHIESDGERDERILKCREHHQHSFVQSDHPKPIKDLDTIREDTQPVDELEGKLLQTEVERQKYPQAADSTDLEKPSYCTLKEYIVDEYPVLKRECEKLRAYIREESENTTKKTSSFEMQKANFRKLTKNSTPAKVLKLLSRFSDSVGLLVWNNDGNEGCATCFVFTGLYIFTCRHVINDIVGKGVEQSKWADTINQCAKVTFDYEESLANEDNCFFSVEPWFGISDETLDYAVLKLKENEQQIPAGLYNGTAPVPSSGLIYIIGHPDRKQKHSDGCAVVSRDEHAQEREAVEGSATMQYIHMYTQRSFQEAVHETGVLARDNTFYCGSSGSPVFDSKGSLVAMHTAGFICEYERDVSSIIEFGTAMESILTDIKQKHETWYNEECVNRQDVEMNSLDY; encoded by the exons ATGAACTCTGAAGCTGGCAGTTCACAGGGCGATATAAGGAACTACCATTCTTCTCAG gtccgCAAAGAAGAGCAGAGTGATTACAATACCTATCAAATTAAGGTGGAACCTAGAAAAAGAGCAAATGATATAACAAACACACAGGACCAACAGGAATACTCACCTAAGAAATGTCGGCAACATCAGACCACTTCTCCAAATCAGAGAATTACCATCACCTTAGACGGAAAtgacaaggaaaataaaaatatgaaacaccaggccacagagaggaaCACAGATAGGTCATATGAAGCACGCATCAGTGTCAATGCTGTCAACGAAGAGACAGAAAGTCAAAAGGGTGGGTGCATAAACCTTGGCGTGTCCCTCTATTTTCCAGAAGTGGGTATTACATTTTCTGAAACTGAAAGTGAAGAGAGTAAAGATAAGCAAGTGAGTGGTTGGCAGAACCAGGTACGTACTGACCACATCGAATCTGACGGGGAGAGGGATGAAAGGATCCTCAAGTGTAGAGAACATCACCAACACTCCTTTGTACAGAGTGACCATCCGAAGCCCATTAAAGACCTGGACACCATCAGAGAAGACACCCAGCCAGTTGATGAGTTAGAGGGCAAGCTCCTTCAGACTGAGGTTGAGAGACAAAAGTATCCTCAAGCAGCAGACTCCACTGATTTAGAGAAGCCATCTTACTGCACGTTAAAAGAATACATTGTGGATGAGTACCCCGTGTTGAAAAGAGAATGTGAGAAACTCAGAGCATACATCAGGGAAGAGAGTGAAAACACAACTAAGAAGACTTCCTCATTTGAAATGCAGAAAGCAAACTTCAGGAAACTGACAAAAAACTCCACCCCAGCTAAAGTGCTCAAACTTCTTTCACGGTTCAGTGACTCAGTTGGGCTCCTAGTTTGGAACAACGATGGAAACGAAGGCTGTGCCACCTGCTTCGTTTTTACAGGATTGTACATCTTCACTTGCCGGCATGTAATAAATGACATCGTGGGGAAAGGCGTAGAGCAAAGTAAGTGGGCAGATACAATTAATCAATGTGCGAAAGTCACATTTGATTATGAAGAGTCCCTGGCAAATGAAGACAACTGCTTCTTTTCTGTTGAACCCTGGTTTGGGATATCTGATGAAACTCTTGACTACGCTGTCCTGAAACTGAAGGAAAACGAACAACAAATACCTGCTGGGTTGTATAATGGAACAGCTCCTGTACCGTCCAGTGGGTTGATTTATATTATTGGTCATCCTGATAGGAAACAGAAGCATAGTGATGGCTGTGCTGTAGTTTCTCGAGACGAGCACGCTCAGGAAAGAGAAGCAGTGGAAGGCAGTGCCACTATGCAATATATCCatatgtacacccaaagaagcttcCAAGAAGCAGTTCACGAAACTGGTGTGCTTGCCCGTGACAACACTTTTTATTGTGGCTCTTCTGGATCTCCTGTATTCGATTCTAAAGGGTCACTGGTAGCCATGCACACTGCTGGCTTCATTTGTGAGTATGAAAGAGATGTTTCTAGTATCATCGAGTTTGGCACGGCTATGGAATCCATCCTCACCGACATTAAACAAAAGCATGAAACATGGTATAATGAGGAATGTGTAAACCGACAGGATGTAGAAATGAATAGTCTAGATTATTGA